A segment of the Oncorhynchus tshawytscha isolate Ot180627B linkage group LG19, Otsh_v2.0, whole genome shotgun sequence genome:
CTGAGGACTATCAAATACAGCTGTCTGGATCAGTCCATCTggtaggggagggggaagggCTAATAATAAAGCACTTTGGATCTGGAGCAGGCTGGTTtctactgtatgttgttgtgcgTCTGTATGCACAGGCACTGAAGATTACATAAAAATAAAACTCTTGACTTGCACTTCCTTGTGTGTTTACTTAGTGCAAGTCCTGTCCACTTCATCCCCCCTGAGTACTTTTACTGAGATGTCTGTGTAGCCTCTGATACTAGTTTGGAAAGACGGCACTTAAAGATTAATGAAAAATACAATGTTTATATTTGCTTGAATTCCTTAGTACAAATATTGCACTTTAACACAATGACACCTAGTAGCAGTGCTTGCAGTTGATTCAGCCTGCGTTACTGAATTATGACTGGTAAAGGACTAAAATGTAAACCAATTAATTTAAACAGCAGTTTGTCCTTGTTACACAGACTAACCACACTGTTCCCGCACCGATGatatggatgtcgattaaggcagcccccccacacctctgattcagaggagttTGTTTTACATtgcagttgaatgcattcagttgtacaactggctAGGTGTACCCTTAAACTCTAACCCATGATGTGGTACCTAGTTTTGCAACAGTTCTATCAGTGTAGGCTGATCTTTAACCCCTGCCCTCTTGGTCATCTGTGAAACGTAGCCACTCCCCCAGGCACAGAGGATAACCTGGCCTTAGCAGCAGGGGTCCTCCTAACCCTTCCATTGGCCATATGGGTGTGTGCCagtccctctatctttctctggtctctcctgtctctccctcccctctttcatcACGCTGGTCATGAAGTCTGTCTGGTTCAGGAAGGCGATGGTCTCATCCCGCCTGCGACTCACATGGGGGTTAGAGGCAGCGTCCGGGTCTGGATCGTCTGATTGGTGTTTGAACTCCATGCGGGTGATGACAGGCAGGAGGAACTGCCTATCTGTGTTGACCACGAATCCCTGAGTGAGAAGTTGTCACTCACTCAATTTAGCTAAATTCCCAGTGTGACATTTGTACATAAAATACACAATTATAAAATGGCTAAAggcattaaaaaaacatttaggcAAGGAAAGAAATCATACAGGAAAAATAGTACTGAGGATCACTCATGTGACACAATACAATAGAATCAGTGAGTTGATGCACACCCAGGGCCTCTGAGACCAGAGGGGGGGGGACCAGGTTCACGTACTCCCCAAAATGCCTCCTCACCAACTTCACGTCCTGCAGAGAGAGGCTCCTTTCCTCCAGATCTGTCAGTGTAGAGCAATAAGGGAAGTGTAGCACTCACAATTCTATACAGAGAAACACATGA
Coding sequences within it:
- the LOC112218620 gene encoding deoxyribodipyrimidine photo-lyase-like, producing the protein MVDADMAKNAVMWQNGGMCGLDHWNFVMHPVDVAMTCDPNGSYARTWCPELAAVPDDFIPKPYLEERSLSLQDVKLGFVVNTDRQFLLPVITRMEFKHQSDDPDPDAASNPHVSRRRDETIAFLNQTDFMTSVMKEGRERQERPEKDRGTGTHPYGQWKG